A window of Nonomuraea angiospora genomic DNA:
CTGGCCACCTTCCACAGCCGGCTCGGCTACGCCCGGCCGTACCCGTCGGCGATCCCGGGCTCCTGCCGCACCACGCGGGACTTCCTCGGCGAGCTGATCGACGCCGCCGACGCGCAGGGCCTGAAGGTCATCAACTACATGACCGACGACCCGCAGTGGCACAACGAGGGCCTGTCGTCGGGGTCGTGGCTCAACTCCTCGGCCTTCTCCGGTTACGTCGGCCACGACGTGGACCTGACCACCCGCGACGGGTTCGGGGAGTTCAGCTACCTGCAGTTCTTCGAGCAGATGCAGCGCTATCCCAAGCTCGCCGGGTTCTGGATCGACAACGACAACGCCTACTGGGAGCGCAACGACCTGTACGCCAAGATCTACCAGCAGCGCCCCGACATGACGATCTCGAACAACAACGAAGACACGCCGATCATGGACATGATCAGCAACGAGCAGAAGACCGGCATGACGCCGTCGTACGACTATCCGCAGGCGGTCTACACGGCGCTGCCCCGGCTGATCGAGGCCGACTTCAAGCTGCCGACCGGCGGCCCCTGGTGGTACGGCGGCTCCGACCAGGCCGTGGACCGCAAGCTCACCCTCGGGCGGCTCATCACGAACGCGGGTTCGTCGGTCAAGGCGCTGATGGCCGAGACGGCCATGGTCAACGGCCGCTTCCCGGCGCAGCAGGCCGACTTCAACAACTTCGCGAACACGTACCTGTCGGCCATCTGGGAGTCGCTCGGCGGCACGGAAGGCGGCGGCTACATGTTCGGCGGGCTCAAGCCGGGCTTCTGGAACAACGGCGCGCACGGCGTGACCACCGTCGCCAAGAGCGACCCCGACCGGCACTACATCCACGTGATCACGCCGCCGTCCGGCAGCACGCTGTCGCTGCGCGACAACGGCTACCGGGTCAGCGCGGTGACGAACCTGCGCACGGGCGCGCCGGTCGCGTTCACGCAGTCGGGCGGCACGCTGACGCTCAGCGGGATCTCGAGCTGGGACCAGTACGACACCGTCTTCAAGGTCGTCACCAGCGGCCGTCAGGGCGTCTACACCGGCGTCACGCTCTCGGCGAGCTCGTCCACCAGCGGCCACGGCGCGGCGGCGGCGGGCGACGGCAACTACCTGACCTACTGGGACAGCGACGCCGCCGAGCCCGCGCGGCTCACCTTCGACCTGGGCTCCGCCAAGCCCGTCCAGTATCTGGCGATCAACCAGCGGGAGGACTCCACCGTCTACCCGTCGTCCGGGTCGGCGCGGATCTCCGACTACCAGGTACACGTCAGCAACGACGGCTCGACCTGGGGGAGCGCGGTCAAGACCGGGACCGTGCCGAACGCCCGCGGCGTCCAGTTCATCGACCTGAACGGGGTCAACGCCCGCTACGTCCGGCTCTCCAAGACCGGGCACCACGGCGTCGCCCGCTGGCGGGTGGACGAGGCGTGGGTCGGTGGCCGGTACGCGGGCGGCGGCGGCTCCACCGGCACCCGCTACGAGGCCGAGAACGCGACGATCTCGCAGGGCGCCGTCGAGTCCAACCACGCGGGCTACTCCGGCACCGGCTTCGTCAACGGCGACAACGTCACCGGCGCCTACACCGAGTGGACGATCAACGCGCCCGCGGCCGGAACCGCCACGATCGCGCTGCGCTACGCCAACGGGACGACGACCAGCCGCCCGGCGGCCGTCACCGTGAACGGCGGCGCCGCCCAGAACCGCGACTACCCCGGCACCGGCGCCTGGACCACCTGGGCGACCGACACGTTCACCGTCCAGCTCAACGCCGGGGCCAACACGCTGCGGGTGACCGCGACGACCGATGGCGGCAACCCCAACCTCGACTGCATCGACGTCACGACGGGAGGCGCCTCATGAAAACGGTGCTCATGAAAGCGGGGCTCGCGGCGCTGGCGCTGGCCGCCACGTGCCTGGCCGTGCCCGCGGCACCGGCCGCCGCCTCGGACAACGGGCTGTCGATCAGGCCCGCGATGGGCTGGAGCAGCTGGAGCTTCGTCCGCCGCTGGCCCGACGAGACCAAGATGAAGGCCCAGGCGGACGCCCTGGTCAGCAGCGGGCTGGCCGACAAGGGCTACGTGTACGTCAACCTCGACGACTTCTACCAGAAGTGCGACTCCAACGGCTTCATGGTCGACGACTACGGCCGCTGGGCGGTCGACACCGCCAAGTTCCCGTCCGGGATCAAGGCGCTGGCCGACTACGTGCACGCCAAGGGGCTGAAGTTCGGCTTCTACGTCACCCCGGGGATCGCGAAGAACGCCGTCACCGCCAACAAGCCGATCGAGGGCACGTCGTACCACGCGCAGGACATCGCGGACACCTCGCAGACCCACAAGAACTACAACTGCAAGAACATGTACCGGCTCAAGTACTCCCACCCGGGTGCGCAGGCGTTCATCAACTCGTGGGCCGACCAGATGGCCTCCTGGGGCGTGGACTACCTCAAGATCGACGGCGTGGACGCGTCCACGGTCGCGGACGTGGAGGCGTGGGACAAGGCGCTGCGCCAGACCGGCCGGCCGATCAACTTCGCGCTCTCCAACAACCTGCCGATCGCCCAGGCCACCACCTGGAAGCGGCTGGCCAACAGCTGGCGCACCCAGGGCGACGTCGAGTGCTACTGCGGCTCCGGCCCGAACGGCAGCGGCTACCCGCTCACCGACTGGTCGCACGTCGTCAGCCGG
This region includes:
- a CDS encoding discoidin domain-containing protein — translated: MRRTATLAVLALLLGLLTAAPARADLQHPRQAFLRNSIAGLFLHWGERTSPQHTSCSAWEADVTNGGWSASYWVNEAKKLHAQYIVLATFHSRLGYARPYPSAIPGSCRTTRDFLGELIDAADAQGLKVINYMTDDPQWHNEGLSSGSWLNSSAFSGYVGHDVDLTTRDGFGEFSYLQFFEQMQRYPKLAGFWIDNDNAYWERNDLYAKIYQQRPDMTISNNNEDTPIMDMISNEQKTGMTPSYDYPQAVYTALPRLIEADFKLPTGGPWWYGGSDQAVDRKLTLGRLITNAGSSVKALMAETAMVNGRFPAQQADFNNFANTYLSAIWESLGGTEGGGYMFGGLKPGFWNNGAHGVTTVAKSDPDRHYIHVITPPSGSTLSLRDNGYRVSAVTNLRTGAPVAFTQSGGTLTLSGISSWDQYDTVFKVVTSGRQGVYTGVTLSASSSTSGHGAAAAGDGNYLTYWDSDAAEPARLTFDLGSAKPVQYLAINQREDSTVYPSSGSARISDYQVHVSNDGSTWGSAVKTGTVPNARGVQFIDLNGVNARYVRLSKTGHHGVARWRVDEAWVGGRYAGGGGSTGTRYEAENATISQGAVESNHAGYSGTGFVNGDNVTGAYTEWTINAPAAGTATIALRYANGTTTSRPAAVTVNGGAAQNRDYPGTGAWTTWATDTFTVQLNAGANTLRVTATTDGGNPNLDCIDVTTGGAS